DNA sequence from the Oreochromis niloticus isolate F11D_XX linkage group LG8, O_niloticus_UMD_NMBU, whole genome shotgun sequence genome:
TGTGCATCAATCGGTGTGAATACTAATGGTTGATAACAACTAAGTTTCCTTACTGTACACATGagcattttaaatgtgctttttcaTAATTTCTACAACACTGGATCTCAGTAAGAAATACTTAACTTCACTGTATTCcactgcatttgtttttttaaagctacaAGTCACTTTACAGAAGTTTCTGCTACATTTCACACAACttcaaaaatgtgttgtttgtgttgacGACACACAGGATAGATATGTTCCTGTGACACTTGGGGAGGATATGACCCCACTTTGCAAATCGTTTTCTTTTAATGTATCAAACAGTATCTAGTGCTTTCTCAACCAAGTGCAACAGTATACTTGTTAGTTTAAaatagcttttttttctcctagttattacttttttgaagttCTCAAATGATAAAGTtgcccacctttttctcttAAAAGTCGTTTCTCTCGAGCACGATCGACCTCCTCCTGAATGGCTCTCATGTGCTGCAGAACCTAAAAAACCCCCACGATCTTTAGTTTTGGACGCATTTATGGTAATATCATGTGTAAATTTGCTGACTCGTCATTCTCTCTGTCACCTTAGTGGCGCACTGTTTGCACTGTTTCTCATCCAGACAGTCTCCTGCTGCCTTGGCCAAGCCAAGCTCCAGTGGGTTATCCTTTAGGTCCAACCATTTGAGACTCtgaacacaaagacacacacagaaagagctgAAACTGAGCTTGGGAACCTCAACAACCACACGCTTCACATCTTGTAATTACAAAGTAAGAAAACGGCAGGTTATCAGCAGCAAAGGTTAACAAAAAAGCAAAGGATTTTTGTTTAGAAACACATATACTAGCTTCTTCCTGAGTGCTAGGAGATTTACATCCAGTAGCTCAAACTCTGGCTATGAATTTAGctctttatgctaagctaaggcTGCTGGATGAGCTTAACTTAAACAATGAATGCACATCTATCAAAGAACACCCACCCTGAGCTGAGAGAAGCTCACTGGCAGGTTTGTAAGCTTATTGTTGTACAGGTCTAGATGCTGAAGGTTCACCAGGTTTCCCAGGTCATCTGGCAGACTGGTCAGCTGGTTTTTACTCAGATCCACCTTCACTAGGTGGGTCAGGTTGCAGAACTCTGGCTGCAGGAGGATAACCCAGTCAAAGAGACACACATCAGTTATAAACATCCCAGCTCATTCATTACGACATTTGAGAGCATGCAGGGTAATTCAACTTGTCACTCCCAGAGTTTCAGAAAATGTAAGTTACTGAAAATGCTTCACTAAAGCAAGAGtgattactttttaaaacaatgaaaaagtaACTAAGACAAAGAAATACTTAAAACATTTGAAGATGATCAATGAcctaataatataaaataattttgaCCTCCACAAATCATTTAATGGATGAATTGGtttaaaacaagaataaaacTTCTCCAACAAACAATCTTTGCAAAGAATTGTATTATTAAGAGCATCAACTtgatcaaaaacaaacaaaatgtttaatctGAGTGTTCAATACTCACAGGTAGGGAGGTAATGTTATTACAAGACAAGTCCACAACTGTTACTTTGGGGAACAGGGCCTATTGGAAAACATCACATTACAAGTCAAGTTTAACATTAGTGGCAGGTAATTATTTAACAGACATTTTAACCAAGAAATAGAAATAGGAACAAACCACAGCAGAGTAGCGGTGAGTGTAAAACTACAGTATGCTTTGAGCAGCTGAGTAACTTACCAGCTCCCTGACTGGCACCTCAGTGAGATTACACAAGCTCAGGTCCACTTCATTCCCACTGATTTTATCCTTCAGGTTCAACACTTTGCTGTTTTTACTCATTCTGGAGTCTGTAGTGAGGAAACACACATCACAGGGACTGTGACAAAGAAATACTGACACGAGTGCCCAGTTTCTGTAGTTTTTACTGCAGATACTTCTGAACTAGCAACAGGAAAACCCTGCAATGTGAACATTTTACGCGACCTGCTCACCTGTTTCGACAGCGGCGGCACAACTgtgttaaaaagtgaaaaacgaCGAAAGAGAATGACGGATTCAGCTTGTAAATGTGGTTAAAACGCGTTAGAAGGAGAGCTCTATAAGGTTGGAGAAACTGCTTCTGGCAGCACTGCCTGCTTCAATGAAAATCCACGTCACTAACTGAGCGACAATACGGAGATACTGAAGCGAACAGCGCCCCCTGTAGCAACGGAGGAAACAGCGCACTGCAACCAGCGCTATCTTTGATCTTATTCTTTAAAGTCATAATATACTAAattataaatgatgaatataataatatgcaattattaaataaaatataaattatgaataataataataataataataataataataataaacaaattaaaatagttAGTTGTGGGGGCAATAGAAATGGCAGTTATATTTTATGTGTCAATCCATGCTTCTCTTCTTGACAGTGCCCTCcattgcactccagtatgaacacccatcccattcactttgtctaaggtgtatttctgggatttcgcacaacccaggatttaAATCATGAATAGATAAttggcttggatttacaacattatgaatgaaatgtgctctatttggaagcagccggcccccctcccctttcgacgggttgtgtgtgagactttaaatcatcaaactgtaaattataaattttaaattgtcatcgatccctttacccctagtcctaaagtgtatatttattttcttactcttcttatatttattgtttgtttacttgcactgctgtaactggagcttCGTCGTCTCATCTCTCTATATAccggactgtatgtagcggagatgacaataaagtttactttgacttcagcacagcagcaagcaggcgcaccgagggctctcgcgctcacttttcgtgtacagaatttcgaaaaaacatcggtgcaaattataagtctgtatcatgatgtctggtgttttcgtgtttgttggtttgtttttattgtgttttattttgcttattagatgctgctccggCCAGCCAGAGAATaagcaagcagcaggcgcacctcgcaaacggagggctcCCTTACTCCccgcaaatgggcgatagaaaaccgatcggtgcctatgccattaccaatatgcgctggctgctgtcggggcagcatgagtacgagcaatttttcttttttttttttttttttttgccgatgcccgtgatgccgcccccaccacgTTGCCGCCCCGCCCCTGCCGGTGTTGTGCAACCGCCcttgtcgcccgtatcaaaaaccgctactgcttcTTGACATAGGCTACCTCAAGTGCAAAAGAACCCAAACTTCAGCATCTTCTCTTAAATTTACATAGATGTGAAATTAAAAGAGGCTTAAACTGATTGTACAAGAGGAAGCTTTAATGAAAAGTTTTGCAATTGTGCAACTTTTTTAATGGAAAATTAATGAAAGAGTCCCTTTAGCGCTGAGCCCGAAGACAAATTATCTACTATATCTTTCACCAGGCATTGCTATTAAATTGAATGTTGAGAAATTATGTAATTCAGAATTTGTGAAAATTTACATTGTGATTTGTAAAGTGTCTTGTAAGCCATTTACACATTTgctggtaaaaaaataaaaaaaataaaatagaattccACTACCTgcaacttttaaaataaaacatcaagAAATAGCCAGAACCAATGTTTTATCAATGCCAAATTTCTAGAAATTGGCAATGGTCTGACACTGCaccaaatttaaaatatattatataagaagaagaagaagaaagaagaaaaagtattTACCATTTTGGATAGCTTACAGCGTGGAGGTAGATCTCCCTGGACTGCACACttacccacacacatacactcaacAGGAACACTTTTAGAACTTCCTTAATTCTCTGTGAAACACATTTAGACATTGCTCAGATATTTTGGTTCATATTAACATGATAGTATGACAAAGTTGCTGTCGATTTGTCAGCTGGACATCCATGATGTGATAATGTTTCAatacatcccaaaggtgctggGTTGATTGGCTGGTTGCGTTTGATTGGCTGTTTAGACATTTTCAACAACAAGCAGTTAAACAAGCGTACCTCATAAAGACAGCTGATTGTACATTCcaatttccatttattttatttttttcatttgatcaTCTTTGATACATGCTCCTGGTTGGGTTTTTGGTTGTTACAGAAAGACATAATGACTAAGCATTAAAAGACCATACAGTTGTAAATGTGCACATAAAGCAGCAGTAGCTACATTGTTTTACATTCCCACAGATGAGCTTTTAACTAGATTTGTCAGCTACACTTACAAAACACTAGACTTTAAATAATTCTTTGTGTACTTGAAGAATAAACTGAGCATTTCACATCAAAAGAGTGTAATACATACAGTAATGTATAACAGGTCAGTAAATATTAGATGCATCAGATGAGACAAAATTGACCTAACGGGCCTAATCTTTGGTTTAATCCAAAGGATATGAATTACGGGTGTGAACACAGACCACACATAAGTACATGTAATCGgcaatatttattattattattgttattatcattattattattattattgttattttattggACTTTAGAGATACTAGTCTTCAGCAGTTCTCCACAATGAAAACATAGTTCCTAAAAATACAGTGACTGCTATGATATAGCAAATTAAGAAAACCCTGTTGATGACTTTAACCATTCTGGTCCAGTAGCCGGATTTCTCCTCTTTGCTCCCGTTGCTGTTGAGCAGATTCATCGTTTTCTCAATCTTCTCCAGCTCATCTGAGATCTTTTCCATATCAAATGACACGTCCATCAGTTTGTTGGTGCTACCCTAATGTGGTTTTGTAGAAAGGTAATTAACAAGGTTTTAGGCCATATATGGTCTATTAGTTGCTGCTACAtgcaataaacatttttttctcattcagtATAGAGATATATTTCTTCCATGCATATAATAGCTGTTATACTTTAATCTAACCTCTTTGGTCACAGGTGGTGCTTCATCAGTAGCTGCATCATAGACAGATGCACAGTGAATGAATTTTGTCATGTCTAAAGGACATAAAGAATGCCACACCATTAGAATAATACAAACAATCAGTGTATAGTAAGCTGTGAAACAGTCTGAGCTTGTAAACTGTACCTACACATAC
Encoded proteins:
- the lrrc59 gene encoding leucine-rich repeat-containing protein 59 isoform X3 codes for the protein MSKNSKVLNLKDKISGNEVDLSLCNLTEVPVRELALFPKVTVVDLSCNNITSLPPEFCNLTHLVKVDLSKNQLTSLPDDLGNLVNLQHLDLYNNKLTNLPVSFSQLRSLKWLDLKDNPLELGLAKAAGDCLDEKQCKQCATKVLQHMRAIQEEVDRAREKRLLREKELERKREAKQREREAREREARKREKAEEKEKRRKEYNAQKAALAAQEQQKKKSEEKKKKNGQAAGDKKVAVESKPKPRRSVIGLIFKLLLLLLVGLAGVAAVCRLTDLQKEAFCLPINAAVDDGLSWAKEQQVVLRQLVQNLSTAAKEFLESTQTSKN
- the lrrc59 gene encoding leucine-rich repeat-containing protein 59 isoform X1, whose translation is MSKNSKVLNLKDKISGNEVDLSLCNLTEVPVRELALFPKVTVVDLSCNNITSLPPEFCNLTHLVKVDLSKNQLTSLPDDLGNLVNLQHLDLYNNKLTNLPVSFSQLRSLKWLDLKDNPLELGLAKAAGDCLDEKQCKQCATKVLQHMRAIQEEVDRAREKRLLREKELERKREAKQREREAREREARKREKAEEKEKRRKEYNAQKAALAAQEQQKKKSEEKKKKNGQAAGADKKVAVESKPKPRRSVIGLIFKLLLLLLVGLAGVAAVCRLTDLQKEAFCLPINAAVDDGLSWAKEQQVVLRQLVQNLSTAAKEFLESTQTSKN
- the lrrc59 gene encoding leucine-rich repeat-containing protein 59 isoform X4 yields the protein MSKNSKVLNLKDKISGNEVDLSLCNLTEVPVRELALFPKVTVVDLSCNNITSLPPEFCNLTHLVKVDLSKNQLTSLPDDLGNLVNLQHLDLYNNKLTNLPVSFSQLRSLKWLDLKDNPLELGLAKAAGDCLDEKQCKQCATKVLQHMRAIQEEVDRAREKRLLREKELERKREAKQREREAREREARKREKAEEKEKRRKEYNAQKAALAAQEQQKKKSEEKKKKNGQAADKKVAVESKPKPRRSVIGLIFKLLLLLLVGLAGVAAVCRLTDLQKEAFCLPINAAVDDGLSWAKEQQVVLRQLVQNLSTAAKEFLESTQTSKN
- the lrrc59 gene encoding leucine-rich repeat-containing protein 59 isoform X2, whose product is MSKNSKVLNLKDKISGNEVDLSLCNLTEVPVRELALFPKVTVVDLSCNNITSLPPEFCNLTHLVKVDLSKNQLTSLPDDLGNLVNLQHLDLYNNKLTNLPVSFSQLRSLKWLDLKDNPLELGLAKAAGDCLDEKQCKQCATKVLQHMRAIQEEVDRAREKRLLREKELERKREAKQREREAREREARKREKAEEKEKRRKEYNAQKAALAAQEQQKKKSEEKKKKNGQAAADKKVAVESKPKPRRSVIGLIFKLLLLLLVGLAGVAAVCRLTDLQKEAFCLPINAAVDDGLSWAKEQQVVLRQLVQNLSTAAKEFLESTQTSKN